The Candidatus Phaeomarinobacter ectocarpi genome includes a region encoding these proteins:
- a CDS encoding crotonase/enoyl-CoA hydratase family protein, whose product MSERMSVSIDNGVADVRLTRADKMNALDDAMFEALITRGQELAANPDVRCIVISGEGRAFCAGLDMGNFGKMADAKPEDAAPTGGAGRLEQRTHGISNRPQYAVRVWREMPVPVIAAVHGVAFGGGFQVILGADMRYVAPDTKLSIMEIRWGLVPDMAGTQIMRHLAREDIVRELTYTGRVFSGEEALEYGFATRVEADPLAAALATAREIASKSPSAIEASKRLLSAAVYAGEEEGLVLESVEQDALIGSANQTEAVMSQLEKRDANYAPAREAGAPTLSKAG is encoded by the coding sequence ATGAGCGAACGTATGTCTGTATCCATCGACAACGGCGTGGCCGATGTCCGTCTTACCCGTGCTGACAAAATGAATGCCCTTGATGATGCCATGTTCGAGGCCCTCATCACCCGCGGTCAGGAACTGGCCGCCAACCCGGATGTGCGCTGCATTGTCATCTCAGGCGAGGGCCGCGCCTTCTGCGCCGGTCTCGACATGGGCAATTTCGGCAAGATGGCTGATGCCAAGCCGGAAGACGCCGCCCCGACGGGAGGTGCAGGGCGTCTTGAGCAACGCACCCACGGCATTTCCAACCGTCCGCAATATGCGGTCCGCGTCTGGCGCGAAATGCCGGTACCCGTCATCGCCGCCGTTCATGGTGTCGCCTTTGGCGGTGGCTTTCAGGTGATCCTGGGTGCTGACATGCGCTACGTCGCACCGGACACCAAACTGTCCATCATGGAAATCCGCTGGGGCCTTGTGCCCGACATGGCGGGAACCCAGATCATGCGTCATCTCGCCCGCGAAGACATTGTCCGCGAGCTGACATATACGGGCCGTGTCTTCTCAGGTGAAGAAGCACTGGAATACGGCTTTGCCACCCGCGTTGAGGCAGACCCGCTGGCCGCAGCACTCGCCACCGCCCGCGAGATCGCGTCCAAAAGCCCATCGGCCATCGAAGCCTCCAAACGTCTTCTCAGCGCAGCAGTCTATGCAGGCGAAGAAGAAGGTCTCGTGCTTGAATCCGTTGAGCAGGATGCCCTTATCGGCAGTGCCAACCAGACCGAAGCCGTCATGTCACAGCTTGAAAAGCGCGACGCCAACTACGCGCCCGCGCGCGAAGCCGGTGCGCCGACGCTCAGCAAGGCGGGCTGA
- a CDS encoding enoyl-CoA hydratase/isomerase family protein: MGDLVLRSDDKGVATLTINRPDKLNALNVPVFEELEAHVADIEASQDSVGCVVVRGAGRCFSAGHDLGDIATGEKLPRPNYQPLVIERLANLPQPVISAVHSHCYTGALELALAGDIVLASENAKFADTHAKWSLTPVWGMSQRLPRRVGKTKAAEMMLTAQTYSGRQAETMGLANVCYANDSFYDDVAAFCNVMLENSWFSLRALKKLLRDTDGLDLSAGLAHEIYKSEGVGPDMQERIAGFGKK, from the coding sequence ATGGGTGACCTGGTTCTGCGTTCGGACGACAAGGGTGTTGCGACACTGACGATCAACCGGCCTGACAAGCTGAATGCGCTGAATGTGCCTGTGTTTGAAGAACTCGAGGCACATGTGGCCGACATCGAAGCATCGCAGGACAGTGTTGGCTGTGTCGTTGTGCGTGGGGCGGGACGTTGTTTTTCCGCCGGGCATGACCTTGGAGACATTGCCACGGGCGAAAAGCTGCCGCGGCCGAACTATCAGCCGCTGGTGATCGAGCGGCTTGCGAATCTGCCACAGCCGGTCATCAGCGCAGTGCACAGTCATTGCTACACGGGCGCTCTGGAGCTGGCTCTGGCGGGCGACATTGTGCTGGCAAGCGAGAATGCCAAGTTTGCAGACACCCATGCCAAATGGTCACTCACGCCCGTGTGGGGAATGAGCCAGCGCTTGCCGCGACGTGTGGGCAAAACCAAAGCGGCTGAAATGATGCTGACCGCGCAGACCTATTCAGGACGTCAGGCGGAGACCATGGGTCTGGCAAATGTGTGCTACGCCAATGACAGCTTCTATGATGACGTGGCGGCGTTCTGCAACGTGATGCTGGAGAACTCCTGGTTCTCGCTGCGGGCACTCAAGAAGCTGTTGCGGGACACGGACGGCCTTGATCTGTCGGCCGGGCTGGCGCACGAAATCTACAAATCCGAAGGCGTTGGCCCGGACATGCAGGAGCGTATTGCGGGTTTCGGCAAGAAGTAG
- a CDS encoding glycosyltransferase has protein sequence MHTRLTVVTVTHNGGLVIGGLLDSLPRDVRLVVVDNASSDDTLDIVRAKRQDATILRNEIGQGYGRGASRGLEAVETELALLANPDSVLSADAIQALIDAADTYPDAAMFGPVHKAGDGHIEPSHDVELWRRHLFGKRDGELPPDGDICVEFISGAVNLVRMDVLKEIGFYDPDVFLYFEDDDMCMRIRRAGHSLVVVPKSVVVHLNSGSVRPNAAYYWEKFWHIAWSRIHIERKYHGAAAATRLAVRDTLRYGVKALGNFLVFRGFQGRRDAARCAGTWAALRGVSALRSLEEAGK, from the coding sequence ATGCACACAAGGCTGACAGTCGTAACCGTCACACATAATGGCGGGCTGGTAATCGGTGGATTGCTGGACAGTCTGCCCCGTGACGTGCGGCTGGTGGTGGTGGACAACGCGTCGAGCGACGACACGCTGGACATCGTTCGGGCCAAACGACAAGACGCGACGATCCTGCGCAACGAGATTGGGCAGGGCTATGGTCGCGGCGCCAGTCGGGGGCTGGAAGCCGTGGAAACAGAGCTGGCCCTGCTCGCAAACCCGGACTCGGTGCTGAGCGCGGACGCCATTCAGGCGCTGATCGATGCCGCTGACACATATCCGGACGCTGCCATGTTCGGGCCGGTCCACAAGGCCGGGGACGGGCACATTGAGCCAAGCCATGACGTGGAGTTGTGGCGCCGGCACCTGTTCGGCAAACGCGATGGCGAACTGCCGCCCGATGGCGATATCTGCGTCGAGTTCATCTCAGGGGCCGTCAACCTCGTACGCATGGATGTGCTGAAGGAAATCGGCTTCTACGACCCGGACGTCTTTCTCTATTTCGAGGATGACGACATGTGCATGCGCATCCGCCGCGCCGGACACAGCCTTGTGGTTGTGCCCAAAAGTGTCGTCGTGCATCTCAATTCCGGCTCGGTGAGACCCAACGCCGCATATTACTGGGAGAAGTTCTGGCACATCGCCTGGTCGCGGATTCACATTGAGCGCAAGTATCATGGCGCTGCCGCCGCGACGCGCCTCGCCGTGCGGGATACGCTGCGCTACGGCGTAAAGGCATTGGGCAACTTTTTGGTCTTTCGTGGCTTCCAGGGCCGCAGGGATGCCGCAAGGTGCGCTGGCACCTGGGCCGCGCTGCGCGGCGTATCCGCGCTCCGGTCACTGGAAGAGGCGGGGAAATGA
- a CDS encoding CatB-related O-acetyltransferase has product MSFLKQLRRKIRKLTKSEPDLGPEISIGRHSYGLARRMVAGASMEAPLKVGAFCSIGPDVLFFSKADHPIDLPSTYPFKTLIWDTDKPNQDAVTKGGITIGNDVWIGARAIIMSGVTIADGAIVAAGAVVTKDVEPYAIVGGNPAREIRKRFDDGQITALLNLKWWDWADADLEKLRVPFYGPVDAFIEAASRAKR; this is encoded by the coding sequence ATGAGCTTTCTGAAACAGCTACGCCGGAAAATCCGTAAACTGACAAAGTCAGAGCCTGACCTGGGCCCCGAAATCTCCATCGGCCGCCATTCCTACGGTCTGGCACGGCGCATGGTCGCCGGTGCATCCATGGAAGCACCCCTCAAGGTTGGCGCGTTCTGTTCCATTGGGCCGGACGTTCTGTTCTTCTCAAAGGCGGATCACCCTATTGATCTGCCCAGCACTTACCCGTTCAAGACCCTGATCTGGGACACGGACAAGCCCAATCAGGATGCTGTCACCAAGGGCGGTATCACCATCGGCAATGATGTGTGGATCGGCGCCCGCGCCATAATCATGTCAGGGGTCACCATCGCCGACGGCGCCATCGTGGCCGCAGGCGCTGTCGTCACCAAGGATGTGGAGCCCTATGCCATCGTCGGCGGCAATCCTGCACGCGAAATCCGCAAGCGGTTCGACGATGGGCAAATTACGGCGTTGCTCAATCTCAAATGGTGGGACTGGGCAGATGCGGACCTTGAAAAACTGCGCGTGCCTTTCTATGGGCCGGTCGATGCTTTTATCGAGGCGGCTTCGCGCGCAAAACGCTGA
- a CDS encoding glutathione S-transferase family protein, whose amino-acid sequence MTPFTISLAALAGFLLIWFLIEKSRRRTHPVTGGLQENINLPHTDEFELYANAFSHCSRKTRLVMAEAGVPYRYHSIDLIETGKYETIGPRYLKVNPSGLVPTLVHNGHPIYESDDILTYVADHASPDAGSLVPTDPAERTEMNRWLESGVISSDDPMENMPARAGSCIPGLTFPVFVTAIRYIPLRRILVGFLFHPDKKRPAFFTASRLFGLRTMLSQKPLQQMMHASRDHMRGHLAQLAQKLESTQGPWILGEQYTLADVTWSCILLRVDETGWLDHFLQDADLAPVRTYYTALKNRDSWKAAITDKAHPIVEKAEADLKKAIATDSKIAKALYG is encoded by the coding sequence ATGACACCCTTTACCATCAGTCTCGCGGCGCTGGCCGGCTTTTTGCTGATCTGGTTTCTGATTGAAAAGTCACGGCGCAGGACGCATCCGGTCACCGGTGGGCTGCAGGAGAACATCAACCTGCCCCACACGGACGAGTTTGAACTCTATGCCAATGCCTTTTCACATTGTTCGCGCAAGACGCGACTTGTGATGGCGGAAGCGGGCGTGCCTTACAGATACCACTCCATTGATCTGATCGAGACGGGCAAATACGAAACCATCGGCCCCCGGTATCTGAAAGTGAACCCGTCAGGTCTGGTGCCGACACTCGTGCACAACGGCCACCCGATTTATGAATCGGACGACATTCTGACCTACGTTGCGGATCATGCATCGCCCGACGCGGGCTCGCTTGTTCCAACCGATCCTGCGGAACGCACGGAGATGAATCGCTGGCTGGAGAGTGGCGTCATCTCAAGTGACGACCCGATGGAAAACATGCCGGCCCGTGCGGGCAGCTGCATTCCCGGGCTGACTTTTCCCGTCTTCGTCACCGCCATCCGATACATTCCCCTGCGGCGGATTTTGGTGGGTTTCCTGTTTCACCCTGACAAGAAACGGCCGGCCTTCTTCACGGCATCGCGCCTTTTTGGCCTGCGGACCATGCTGTCGCAGAAGCCACTTCAGCAGATGATGCATGCCAGCCGCGATCACATGCGCGGTCACCTGGCTCAACTGGCACAGAAACTTGAAAGCACGCAGGGCCCGTGGATTCTTGGCGAGCAGTACACGTTGGCGGATGTCACATGGTCCTGCATTCTACTGCGTGTTGATGAGACCGGGTGGCTCGATCACTTCCTGCAGGATGCGGACCTGGCCCCGGTAAGGACGTATTATACGGCGCTGAAGAACCGGGACAGCTGGAAGGCTGCAATCACCGACAAGGCCCATCCCATTGTGGAGAAGGCTGAAGCCGATCTGAAAAAGGCGATTGCCACAGACAGCAAAATCGCAAAGGCGCTTTACGGCTAA
- a CDS encoding sulfatase-like hydrolase/transferase, translating into MKTISRRTALIGAGAITAAYGAYRLVRPGQAERARADLTLPSGKRPNILLVLTDQERARHLIPSTISLPHHDRLMANSTVFRNASTVSNLCSMARGIVYSGLHPQNSGLWENTPLPYSGGFRKDIPTLGTMMQDAGYTTGYFGKWHLSHFGVDDAVGSDTIAATFGGFGFEHTDQDRERDGAQHGWKYDPLSAASAANFMAEQKGGDKPWFAAVNFVNPHDIMFFKTSEHQQKTRLNDFPDVIMPAPDDPLYAKDWGIDLPDTFGDATLEGKPPAHREMQKVMGLALGDIPLDRTDYWRDYNNYYFNCLADMDRSLGSVLDALEATGQDKDTIVIYLADHGEMAGVHGLREKGGNIYRENQNIPFFIRHPDVPGGREIQALASQLDVVPTLLSFAGIDGPTREEMYPLLAGQDLSPALTATGTAVTDGPRTGTLMQWTSLIHMSEKSVRNFAAVQAASGPFAKFGAMDLREFFGGFKNRGHMRGIADGRYKFARYFSPFEHHQPATLADLSARNDLELYDSLTDPAETTNLANDLQRHGDVILDLNSQMNALIAAEIGVDDGSYLPGPSSIWTA; encoded by the coding sequence TTGAAGACGATATCACGCAGAACCGCCCTGATCGGCGCGGGAGCCATCACTGCGGCCTATGGCGCATACCGGCTTGTCCGCCCCGGACAAGCAGAACGTGCCCGGGCTGACCTCACCCTGCCCTCAGGCAAGCGTCCCAATATCCTGCTTGTCCTGACCGACCAGGAGCGCGCCCGGCATCTGATCCCCTCCACCATCAGCCTGCCACATCATGATCGGCTGATGGCCAACAGCACGGTGTTCCGCAATGCCAGCACTGTGAGCAATCTGTGCTCAATGGCGCGCGGCATCGTCTATTCCGGTCTGCACCCGCAGAACAGCGGATTGTGGGAAAACACGCCCCTGCCCTATTCCGGTGGATTTAGAAAAGACATCCCGACACTGGGCACCATGATGCAGGACGCTGGATATACGACCGGCTATTTCGGCAAGTGGCACCTCAGCCATTTCGGCGTGGATGATGCGGTTGGTTCAGACACAATAGCTGCAACATTTGGCGGCTTTGGTTTTGAGCATACGGACCAGGACCGCGAACGTGATGGCGCACAGCATGGCTGGAAGTATGACCCGCTGAGCGCTGCCAGTGCGGCCAACTTCATGGCGGAGCAAAAAGGCGGGGACAAGCCATGGTTCGCGGCAGTGAACTTCGTCAATCCGCACGACATCATGTTCTTCAAAACCAGTGAGCATCAACAGAAAACCCGGCTCAACGACTTTCCTGATGTGATCATGCCGGCTCCCGATGATCCCTTGTATGCCAAGGATTGGGGAATTGATCTGCCGGACACATTTGGCGATGCCACGCTGGAGGGCAAACCGCCCGCACATCGCGAAATGCAGAAAGTCATGGGGTTGGCATTGGGAGACATCCCGCTCGATCGGACCGACTACTGGCGCGACTACAACAATTACTACTTCAACTGCCTGGCTGACATGGATCGCAGCCTTGGTTCTGTTCTGGATGCCCTGGAGGCAACCGGCCAGGACAAGGACACCATTGTCATCTACCTGGCAGACCATGGCGAGATGGCCGGAGTGCACGGCTTGCGCGAAAAAGGCGGCAACATCTACCGGGAGAACCAGAACATTCCGTTCTTCATCCGGCACCCTGATGTGCCTGGCGGACGTGAAATTCAGGCACTGGCCTCACAACTGGACGTGGTGCCCACGCTGTTGTCCTTCGCAGGAATTGACGGGCCCACCCGTGAGGAAATGTATCCATTGCTCGCAGGGCAGGACCTGTCTCCCGCACTGACTGCAACGGGAACCGCCGTGACGGACGGCCCGCGCACAGGGACGCTGATGCAGTGGACCAGCCTCATTCACATGTCGGAAAAAAGCGTTCGCAATTTTGCGGCTGTGCAGGCAGCTTCAGGCCCATTTGCCAAATTTGGCGCCATGGACCTTCGTGAGTTTTTTGGTGGATTCAAAAATCGTGGCCACATGCGTGGCATCGCCGATGGACGCTACAAGTTTGCGCGATACTTCTCGCCCTTTGAACATCACCAGCCAGCCACGCTGGCTGACCTTTCAGCCCGCAATGACCTTGAGCTCTATGACTCGCTGACGGACCCTGCCGAAACGACAAACCTGGCCAATGATCTGCAACGGCACGGCGATGTCATTCTTGACCTGAATAGTCAGATGAACGCCCTCATTGCCGCTGAGATTGGCGTCGATGATGGATCCTACCTGCCCGGCCCGTCCTCTATCTGGACCGCATAG